A single window of Coleofasciculus sp. FACHB-1120 DNA harbors:
- a CDS encoding response regulator: MKKILVIEDEPAVRSNLLKLLKAEGFDAIGAENGLVGVQLAREHEPDLIICDIMMPDFDGYSVLTQLRQDQMTAIIPFIFLTAKTEREDLRQGMQLGADDYLTKPFTRAELLGAIATRLKKQEAVTLLQGKIQELQQLNIQKDDLLARASHELRTPLANMKLIIQMLEIISNEEQQQQYRALLESECIRELELVNNILDLHRLGSEKNSISPETLILQYWFPTLIEPFKPGIDQRQQILKIDCPPDIPPLISDRLCLEQILIELIGNACKYTPQFGKISISIYVDNSTKINCLNSIISFKITNQAEILNTELPRIFDKFYRIPNADIWNQGGSGLGLYLVQSLVKKIGGNLQVQSTQGWTTFTVQLPIQTSV; encoded by the coding sequence GTGAAGAAGATTCTGGTGATTGAAGATGAGCCAGCCGTTAGAAGCAACCTTCTCAAACTCCTCAAGGCTGAGGGTTTTGATGCCATTGGTGCAGAAAACGGTTTAGTGGGGGTGCAGTTGGCAAGGGAACACGAACCTGATTTAATTATTTGTGATATCATGATGCCCGATTTTGATGGTTACAGCGTGCTAACTCAATTGCGCCAAGACCAGATGACGGCGATAATTCCCTTTATTTTTCTCACCGCTAAAACGGAGAGAGAAGACTTGCGCCAAGGGATGCAGCTGGGGGCTGATGATTATCTGACGAAGCCGTTTACCAGAGCAGAATTGTTAGGCGCGATCGCTACTAGACTGAAAAAACAAGAAGCTGTGACACTCCTGCAAGGGAAAATCCAAGAACTCCAGCAGCTCAATATTCAGAAAGATGATTTGCTCGCTAGAGCCTCTCACGAATTGCGAACCCCTCTAGCCAACATGAAGTTGATTATCCAAATGTTGGAAATCATCTCTAATGAAGAACAACAGCAACAATATAGAGCCTTATTAGAATCTGAATGTATTCGGGAGCTAGAGCTAGTAAACAATATCTTAGATTTGCATCGGTTAGGATCAGAAAAAAATTCAATTTCTCCAGAGACTTTGATTTTACAATACTGGTTTCCGACGCTAATTGAGCCATTTAAACCAGGAATAGACCAGCGCCAACAAATCCTCAAAATCGATTGTCCTCCCGATATTCCTCCACTGATTTCAGATCGGCTTTGTCTAGAACAGATATTGATAGAATTAATTGGTAATGCTTGTAAATATACACCCCAATTTGGGAAAATATCCATTAGTATCTATGTAGATAATTCAACAAAAATTAATTGTTTAAATTCAATAATTAGCTTTAAAATTACTAATCAAGCAGAAATATTAAATACGGAATTACCTCGAATTTTTGATAAATTTTATCGCATTCCTAATGCGGACATCTGGAACCAAGGAGGAAGTGGGTTAGGTCTATATTTGGTACAGAGTTTAGTGAAAAAAATTGGAGGAAATCTTCAAGTTCAAAGCACACAGGGTTGGACTACATTTACCGTGCAGCTACCTATTCAGACAAGTGTTTGA